A genomic window from Salvia splendens isolate huo1 chromosome 11, SspV2, whole genome shotgun sequence includes:
- the LOC121754224 gene encoding mitochondrial import receptor subunit TOM9-2-like yields the protein MASKRPSLSSDDGILSRISDHSLVRKGKSAASDAKYVATRLLKSTGKAAWILGTTVIILGIPLIIEMDREAQFNEAELQQASLLGGAPPAFMQQPQ from the coding sequence ATGGCTTCCAAACGCCCCTCTCTCTCCAGCGACGACGGAATCCTATCGCGAATCTCCGATCACTCCCTCGTCAGGAAGGGGAAGAGCGCCGCCTCCGACGCCAAGTACGTGGCCACGCGCCTCCTCAAGAGCACCGGCAAGGCCGCCTGGATCCTGGGCACCACTGTTATCATCCTAGGGATCCCCCTCATCATCGAGATGGATCGCGAGGCGCAGTTCAACGAGGCCGAGCTACAGCAGGCCTCCCTCCTCGGCGGCGCCCCCCCTGCCTTTATGCAGCAACCGCAGTGA
- the LOC121754683 gene encoding putative pentatricopeptide repeat-containing protein At5g52630, translated as MGKKWRMARAIGDPRCAHAQAIKKCVSPTPQNISFFNNLITLYSKFNLHSSALLLFHSIPSPNTVTWTSIISASAANSPLSCFLLFLSMLRHPLRPRPNSHTLSNLLKSCASLSDHSIAPQLQSLSLKLSLHRHPFVASAFVSLYCKTRDLDAALKVFDEMPHRDEVCYAALINGLARAERSLDALRCFVEMKREGVASTGHSLSGAISAASRVAMLEQCLIMHGHAVVAGFDSHVYVATALIDGYGKCGVVEEARVVFDEMGTEVNLVGWNAMMAGYAQQGSHEHAVELFGLMESRGIEADVFSFLAILTAFYNAGMVGEIEIWLNRMKEEYGLEPLIEHYTCLVGAMGKAGRLEEAERVALTMPYKPDAALWRVLLSICADQRNPQVARRMSEKLLEINPNDDSAYVILANAFADAEEAKKVWTMMRDNGVRKEAGSSWIEVRGRTHVFLAGRDVKHPRKDEIEAKLAELISESERLGYALSEDDKRKEMLWYHSEKLAVAFGLLSGVTPEGKAVRIVKNLRICRDCHEFFKCISRAMKREIIVRDAHRYHRFVNGTCNCGDSW; from the coding sequence ATGGGGAAGAAATGGAGAATGGCGAGAGCGATTGGAGATCCCCGCTGCGCACACGCACAAGCCATCAAGAAATGCGTGAGTCCCACTCCCCAAAACATATCTTTCTTCAACAACCTCATTACTCTCTACTCCAAATTCAACCTCCATTCCTCAGCTCTCCTCCTCTTCCACTCCATTCCCTCTCCCAACACCGTCACCTGGACTTCCATCATCTCCGCCTCCGCCGCCAACTCCCCCCTCTCCtgcttcctcctcttcctctccaTGCTCCGCCACCCTCTCCGCCCCCGCCCCAACTCCCACACTCTCTCCAATCTCCTCAAATCCTGCGCTTCCCTCTCCGATCACTCCATCGCTCCCCAGCTCCAATCCCTCTCTCTCAAGCTCTCACTGCACCGCCATCCCTTCGTCGCCTCCGCCTTCGTCTCCCTCTACTGCAAAACCCGGGATTTGGACGCCGCGCTCAAGgtgttcgacgaaatgcctCACCGGGACGAGGTGTGTTACGCCGCGCTCATCAACGGCCTGGCTCGGGCCGAGAGGTCCCTCGACGCGCTGCGCTGCTTTGTCGAGATGAAGAGGGAGGGCGTGGCTTCGACGGGTCACAGCCTCTCTGGCGCCATCTCGGCTGCTTCTAGGGTGGCCATGCTGGAGCAGTGCCTGATCATGCACGGCCATGCCGTGGTAGCCGGTTTTGATTCTCATGTATACGTGGCGACAGCGTTGATTGATGGATATGGCAAGTGCGGGGTCGTGGAAGAGGCGAGAGTTGTATTTGATGAGATGGGGACGGAGGTGAATCTGGTCGGGTGGAACGCCATGATGGCGGGGTACGCGCAGCAGGGGAGTCATGAGCATGCAGTTGAGCTCTTCGGGCTGATGGAGAGTCGAGGTATTGAGGCGGACGTGTTCAGTTTCTTGGCAATTCTCACAGCCTTCTACAATGCAGGGATGGTTGGGGAGATTGAGATTTGGTTGAATAGGATGAAAGAAGAGTATGGATTGGAGCCATTGATTGAGCACTACACATGCTTGGTTGGAGCAATGGGGAAAGCAGGGAGGTTGGAGGAGGCAGAGAGAGTGGCTCTGACGATGCCATACAAGCCCGATGCAGCTCTATGGCGTGTGCTGCTATCGATTTGTGCAGATCAAAGGAACCCTCAAGTGGCTCGGAGGATGAGCGAGAAGTTGCTGGAGATAAACCCCAACGACGACTCAGCCTATGTGATCTTGGCGAACGCATTTGCGGATGCTGAGGAGGCGAAGAAGGTGTGGACGATGATGAGGGACAATGGGGTGAGGAAGGAGGCCGGGAGTAGTTGGATCGAAGTGCGTGGGAGGACTCACGTGTTCTTAGCTGGGAGGGACGTGAAGCATCCGAGGAAGGATGAGATTGAGGCAAAGCTGGCAGAGTTGATATCGGAGAGTGAGAGACTAGGTTATGCGTTGAGCGAGGATgacaagaggaaggagatgctTTGGTACCATAGCGAGAAGTTGGCCGTTGCGTTTGGGTTACTGAGTGGAGTGACACCAGAGGGGAAGGCGGTGAGGATTGTGAAGAACTTGAGGATCTGTAGGGATTGTCACGAGTTTTTCAAGTGTATTAGCAGGGCGATGAAGAGGGAGATCATAGTTAGAGATGCTCATAGGTATCATCGCTTTGTCAATGGAACTTGTAACTGTGGCGATTCATGGTGA